Genomic segment of Acidobacteriota bacterium:
TCGATCTCCGGTGTCTCGACGTGGCCGTCCTCGACGACCTCGTCGGCGGACACCTCGACGGTCCAGACGCCGGCTTCGGGGTTCTCGATAAACACGTTCTCGACGGTGTCGATCGTGTTCGCGGTGCCACCGGGCACGGACCAATTGCCATCGAGCAAGCCGTTGTTGCCCCAGTAGGTCACAAACGATGGTGACGTTACCTTGAGTGTCACGTCGTTGACACGGTGGACCGACGAGGCCGGGTTCCCGGCAGGGTCGGCGTAGGTCATGGTTAGGCGCATCGCGGGCGATCCGGGATCGACGATGGCGACATACTCAATGCTCTCGAGGTTGCCCAGAATCTCCGTCTCGTCGATGAACGAGATGTCGTCACGCATGTCGTAGAGGTTCTTGACGCTAGGCGTACCCCAGCCCTGATGCACGCGAGTGAGGTCGTGCGTCTGCCCGACAAACGAATACTGGTCGGCCGTGTTGATCAAGAAGGCCTTCGCGGTCGTCATGTGCGGACGGTTGTCGAACACCGTTCCCTGGGGGTCGACGTCGTTGCCGAAGATCCCGTCGGCCCACATCTGGAAGAAGAGTCCGAAGTGCCCACAGATCGTCGGTGTTGCACCGCTGGTGCCGCCGAACTGCCCATAGCCGGTCCCGGATGAATAGGTCGTGTAGGTGCTGTCGTAGAAGAAACTGAGATCGGGCTTGATGCGGCCGTCCTGGGCGGGTCCGATGCTCCCCGAACCGCAGGACCAGCAGTCGTCGTCGCGAGTCAGCGTATTGAAGTGCTGGACGGCGCCTCCGGAGACCACATTCTTGGCCCAGGCCTGAGGTCGCGAGTCCTGGTTCCCCGCGTTGCTCTGCGACTGGCAGTGCAGCAGATCCCAGTCGAAAAGAATCGTGTCGTGTTCGGCGGAAGTCGACGTGTAGTTGAATGTGCGCGCGTCGCCGACGCTCGAGGTCTGGAACACGGCGAAGTAGGGCGACTGCAACAACTCGCCCGTGTGCGCGTAGCGTGTCCCGCCGCTGATACCGACATTCGAATACTGGGTGATGATCGGCTGGCCGTCGGGCATCAGTCCGCGGGCCAGCGGATCGCCGCTGCCGTCGCCGAACAGAACGCCGACCGTGGCGGTGCCGTGATTGCCGGAGACCGTTGCACCTCCATGGAGCAGTGCCGGCCGTGACGCCCAATCGGGGTGGTTCGGGTTGAACCCGTCGTCGAAGCTCTCACCACGTACACCCTGGCCGGTGTAGCCGTCGACGGTCTCGATGTAGTTGGCGCCACCCATCTCACGTACGACGTCCATGTCCCGTTCCATCGGACTCCAGCGATCGACGAACTGGACCTCGTCCCAGCCGGCGACCTCGAACAGTTGTTCGGGGGTCAGCGTGGCCTCGACAAGATGCTTGCCCGCGTTCGGGCGATCGACCGTCGCGCCCATCGCGGCGATCCGTTGGGCGACGGCGTGCTTGCCACCGTCGAACACGAGGATGTTGTAGCGAAGCAGGGGATAGAACGCGTCGGCCTTTTCCACGCGGTCAAGCAGGAACCGCTCCAACCGATCGGCGGGATGGTACGGGCCAACCCAGCGGACATACGACAGCGCTTCGACTTCGTCCCGAACCCCGGGACTCATTTTAATGATGTGAGAGTGGTTTGCGAGGAAACCGTTGATCGTGCCGCCCAACGAGCGGATCTCGGCGCGAAACTCTTCGAGCGGTTGGGTCACGAACTGAACGATGTAGAGATTCGAGTTCGGCGATGCGGCGAGTCGAGGCTCGACGGAGGGCGCCTGCAACAGCGGGTCGAAACGGCGATGCAACATCTTCAGCGAGTAGGAGGTCTGTTTGGCGTGGCTCAGCGGACCGCCGTCAGTGCCGATGGCGTAGAACGGCCGCGAGACACCACCGCGCTCTTCGTTCCACAACGCCAGACGGGTGCCGGTGGCAGGGAGGCGGATGAATCGAGGTTCGACAATCCTCGCCGCCGTGGTGTGAAACGGCGTTTCGCCTTCGACGGACAGGAGGCTGCCCTTTTCAGTCTGTTCGACCGTCAACCGGGGAGTGGGCTCAGCCGCGAACAGGCCGCACGCCAGAAGCGAGAAAACCACCCACACCGCGACCCGAACCCGACGGATGTTCCCGTTCACGCCTGCCTCCGTAAGTTCCCGACGTGAGTGGCAATCCCACTCAGGTGGTTTCTTACTGCAAAAAGCGCTTCGGGCCTACCTTATTCGGCGTCCCGCGCCGTCTCGAACCTGATCAGGGCCTCCTCGTGGTTTTTTCGATTCGCCCTCGTGTCCTGGGGCTGGTCGACGTCCTTCCGAATTTGACTAGAAACGGAAACCGAAGCCGACACCGACGACCAGCGGATTGACCTCGACCATGCCGAGGCTCCCGCCGACCAGCACAGTGTCGGGGTCGCTGACATCGGCCTCGATGTTGATGTACTTCACATCGAAGTTGAAGACCTTCCCCTCGCCGATCGTGCAGTCGATGCCGGCCTGGGCCGCCAGACCGAAGCTGCCGGAGTCCAGATCGAGATCCGCCAGCGTGCCCGACTCGGAGTAGAAGATCGTGTAGTTCAGGCCCGCACCGACGTACGGGCTGTACTTGCCGTCGGTGTTGAAATGATACTGGCCGAGCACCGTGGCCGGGGCGTGGTACACGCTGCCAAGGCTGACACGGCCGCCGCCGAGATCAGCCGTGACCTCCTGCGCGGCCGTCGCCAGGATGGCCTCGACCGACCAGTTGGGGGTGAAGAAGTAGCTAGCGTCGACCTCGATCGTCACGTCGGCGTCGACTTCGGTGCTCACGCTCTCGAGCACTCCGTCGGCATCGTCGTTAGGGGCGATGAACAGAAGTCGCGTTCGCAGGAGCCAGTTGTCGTCCTCCGCCATCGCGTTGGGTACACCGGTCAGGGCGATTACCAAGACGACACACAGTCCGATCCAGACTTTCTTCGTATGCATAGAGTCGGTCCTCCGATCTAGCGCGTCGGTCACGCACAGTTATGTTCAGCGCACGATCGAAGATCGGCGCAAGAGCATGGGATCATCGTTGGCATGGCCGATCCAGCGCTAACGAGGACCGAAATTGTCCTCAATCTCGCTTGCCGGGAGACGGCGCACTGGATACGGTCAGAGGTTCTGGCGCGAGAGGATCCGCATCGAAAGGACCAGCGGAACGACGACCCAGACCAGCAGCCCGAGCAGGCCGATTCCCGTGGTCGCCACGCTCGACCCGGTCAGCTTCATCAGGGTCGCCCCCGCCGGGCCGTAGAGGTGGTCGCCGCCGACCTGCAGCAGCGAGAGCACGCGCACGATGTCCACCGGATTGCCCATCAAGCCCAGCGGCAACACGGTCTTGAGCACCGCCGGCGACAGGTACAGTGTCGTTCCCAGCATCAGCATGCCGTAGACCAGTTCAAAGAAGACCCACGTGCCGAGCGCGAGGCCCAGGGCGATCTGCCGTCGCTGCGCGATCAGGGAGATCAACACCGAAAGGCCGGTGAACACCATCGCCAGCAAGATCGAGTAGGCCACGACCGCCAGGTAGCTCTGCGCCCCTGCGACGCCGATCGCCAGGGCGATCACCGCGCCGGGCAAGCCGAAGCCGAGTAGCGAGGCGCCGACGATCGTCAGCAGCAAGCCGAGGTATCGGCCGAGCAGAACCTTCCAGCGCGGCACCGGCTGCGTGATGAGGATCTCGAAGTAGCCATGGTTGGTGATAAAGCTGAACACCCCCAGCAGCATCGCGAACAGTGGGATCAGGAAACCGCCGAGGTTGACGATGCTCGCGGCCGTGCGCGTGAAGTCCTGGAACCCGGCGTAGCCCGACGTGACCATACCGAAATACGCCAGCACCAGCGTCAACACCGCGAACAGTAGCGCGAACGACAGGACCCAGCGATTCCGGCGGTTCAGCGTGAACTCCTGCCGGCAGATCAGCCACACCGCAGACCTCATCGCGCCTCCTCGTCGGCGGTATGCGAGCCGAGCACCCGCAACATCCCCAGCGCCTCGCCGGAACCGGATTCCATCAGCGGAAAGCCGGCACCCGGGCGCACGGCTCGCATGCGGAACGTGACCACTTCGCCGGAGGCCGGGATCGCTATCTCACCGACCTCGGGGTAGCCCCGGATCGACACGACCAGGTCGCGCTCCAGGTCGTCGCCGGCGGCCGCGTTCCACAACAACAACTCGTCCTTGGAGGCCTCGACGCTCTCGGGGACCAGGCCTGTGGGCCCGAAGCGCACCTCGATTACGCGGTCCGGAGTGCCGCGCGCCAGCCGGTAGCCGTCCCAGTCGGTCAGCCGTTCGTCGTCGTGGCCCAGCGCCGCCTCGGCATCCTCTCGCCGGGCAAAGGCGACGACCCCGGCCTCCATCACCGTCGGCAGGTGCTCGGTCATCAAGAACGTCACCTCCGCCGCCGGATGCATCGCGCCATCCCCATGGTCGGCGAAGTAGATCGCGCCGACGGGAGGCCGCTGCGCGCCAGGCCGGGCCTCGTAGTGCCGCAGCAGACACACGGGCGAGTCGAATGTCACGAATTGCCCGCCCTCGACAAAACCGCAGGCCTGCTCCGGCCGGTCGATGACCATCGCGCACTCGCGGCAGGCGTCCATGCCGGCGGTGACCCCGGGCTTCACCTCGCCCGAGCAGCCCGCCAGGGCGACGACGATCAGCGCCACCGGACACCACGCCCGGATCACGTTGACGTCTCTTCGTCGGTCGCGAAGTGACGGCGGATCAACGCCTCCCAGTCGGGCACCTCGGTGTGGATCTCGGCGACGACCGCACCCGCGGCCTCGATCGCGCGGATGATCTCCAGTCGGCGTTCCGGCGAGGCGGTGAACGACAGTTGCGTACCGTTTCGCTGGGCAGAATCCGCACCGGCGATGCGGCTAGCCTCGACCATCGCGTCCGACGCGTGGTCGAGCACCACGCGCACCAGCGTCTGTTGGGCCACCGCCGCGCGAAACACCGGTGCCTCCTCGAGCTGGACGCAGCGGCCGTCCACCAACACCGCCACACGGTCGGCCAGTTGCATCGCGCTTTGCACCAGGTGCGACGAGAACACCACCGTCGTGCCCCTCGATCGCGCCTCGTCGATCATCCGGTGCAGGCGGTCGACCCCGATCAGGTCGAGGTTGACCGTCGGTTCGTCGAGTACGAGCAACGGCACGTCCTTCAACAGCGCGATCGCGAGGCCGAGGCGCTGTAGCATGCCGCCGGAGAACTCGCGGGTTCGCCGATCCGCTTCGTCGCTGAGGCCGAACAGCTCCAGTACCTCGTCGATCCGCGTCTCCGGCACGTCCCGCAGCCGCCCGAACATCGACGCGATCTCGCGTGCGGTCAACATGTCGGGCAGCGTCACCCGTTGCGGCGCGTATGACAAGCGCTGTTTGACACCGTCGGGATCACGTACAACGTCGAGACCGTCGATTAGGATGCGTCCCGCGCTTGGGCGGTGCAGGCCGACGATCGATCGCAGGATCGTAGTCTTGCCACTTCCGTTGGGACCCAACAGCGCCAGCGTCTCACCGCGTCGAACATGCAGGTCGAGCGGTTGGACGGCAAGGAACTTTCCGTAGCGTTTTTCGAAGCGCTCGAAGTGAATCATCGGGTGCCCGGCCGCCGCTGTCGCGGACGGCTGAAGAATACCAGCAACCCGAGCGGCCCCACGGCGCCGAGGACGTAGGCCGCGGCCCATCCCGGACTTGGCGTGCCGGCGAAATGCCCGGCGAGTTCCCAGGGCACCTCGCTGTTGTCGGCCGCACGCATCAGCGGCCTGGGATCCTCGACGTCACCCAGTCGCAGGATCGGCAGCGCGCGTTCGGCCGCGCGAAGCATCTCGGACGCCGGGCTCAACAGGTAGAAGCGGACCTCCGGGACCTTCGACTCCAGTACCTGAAACACGTTCTGCACGCCGAACGGGACATCGCCGACGCCGTCGCCGTCGAGGTCGTAGCCCCGGTAGCGGCTCCAGTGATTGCCCGCATCGTCGTCGGCCCATCGCGTCTCGCGGTCGCTGACGTCCAGCAGCAACTCGCTGAGATTATCGAGGAAGTTGTTGCGCGCAAAGAGGTTACCGTCGCACCCGCCGTTGAGTTGGATGGCCAGGTCGTTGTCCACGATGTCGTTGCGCTCGAACACGTTGCTGTCGGCGTTGTTGAGGAAGAGTCCGCGGCTGTTGTCCAGGATCAGGTTGGACTTTGCCGTCACGCGGCTCATCGACTGCATCAGGATTCCGTAGGCGCGGTACCCCCGGCAGCGCGCGAAGACATTGCGCGCAAACAGGATGTCCTCCGAATACATCAGTGCCGCACCGGCGACGTTGTGTTCGAACAGATTGTCGCTGAACGTGTTCTCGTTGGAGTACATGTAGTGCAGTCCGTAGCGTACGTCGTGGACATGGTTGCGGTTGATCTCCGTCTTGCTCGCAAACGAAAAGTAGATCCCGTCTCGCGCATTGAAGATTTCGTTGTCCACGATGCGGTTGCCCGTCGAGTTCCAGAGATGGATCCCGTTGCCGCGGTCGGCCTCGATCAGGTCGGTCCGACCCTCGATGCGGTTGCCGGCGATCAGGACGTTGTTGCCGCCCTTGACGTAGATGCCGTGCAGCGACTCCGAGACCCGGCTATCGCGGACCGTCACGTCATCGGCCTCGATCAGAATGCACGCCATGTCCTTGGTCAGCCGCGAGCCGGCCTCGCTGACGTGCACGCCGCGAATCTCGGTACCCGGCGCGCGGATGTGCACGACGTTGCCCTGGTAATCGCCGCGAATCACCGGCATGCGTACGCCGACCAGCGTAACAGGGACGTCGATGACGACGTTTTCATGGTATTCATGGCCGATCAGGCGCACGATGTCGCCGGGTTCGGCCCGTTGCAGCGTTTCCGTGATCGACTCGCCCTGGGCGACATGGTGGATCGCTGCCGACGCCACCGCGAACGAAAGGGCGGCGCACAGCACAAGGGTGCCCCTCAACGTTCGACGCACAAGTTCCGTGAAATCCACGGCGAGCAGTCTAGCGGAATCGCGGTGTCAAGTCGCGGTGATTCGTTTGACCTCGGAGTCGACCATCGATTTGGTGCGCACGCCGGCGACGCCGGTCTTGACCAGCAACTGCCAGACTTCCTCCATGTCGAGGAACAGCTGCTTGTCGAACTCACCGGCTGCGCGGCGTTCCTTGCACGATTCGTAGAGAGTCAGCGCTGCGGTCAACTGGACCTGCGTGTCCTCCCACTCTTCCTGCAAGACGTCGCTGAAACGATCGCCGTACTGCTCGAATCCCGCCGTGATGAACGCGGCGATGGGATTGATTACGTTGAGCACGCCGACAATTTCGATGTCCTTGTTGTGGACTTTGCCTTCCCAGTCGTCGTCGGAGTTGAGTACGACGGCTTCCGGAACCTCCATGGGTTCCGGTACGTCGTACTTGATCAATACGCGTTCCGGAGCCGCGGCCTCATCGGCATAGCCGCTCTCGCCGCCACCGCAACCGAACGCCAGCCCCGCGATACACACTACGATCAGTAAACCTCTCATGATTTGCCTCCGGCAGCGTTCGAATCCGAGCGCTGTTGCCGATAAGAAAGAAAGACGGCGCCGACCAGCAGCAGCCCGAAAACGAGAAACAGGTAGCTTCCCAGCGCCGGATAGGACCAGACATCGAACTGGCCCA
This window contains:
- a CDS encoding outer membrane beta-barrel protein — its product is MHTKKVWIGLCVVLVIALTGVPNAMAEDDNWLLRTRLLFIAPNDDADGVLESVSTEVDADVTIEVDASYFFTPNWSVEAILATAAQEVTADLGGGRVSLGSVYHAPATVLGQYHFNTDGKYSPYVGAGLNYTIFYSESGTLADLDLDSGSFGLAAQAGIDCTIGEGKVFNFDVKYINIEADVSDPDTVLVGGSLGMVEVNPLVVGVGFGFRF
- a CDS encoding ABC transporter permease, with the translated sequence MRSAVWLICRQEFTLNRRNRWVLSFALLFAVLTLVLAYFGMVTSGYAGFQDFTRTAASIVNLGGFLIPLFAMLLGVFSFITNHGYFEILITQPVPRWKVLLGRYLGLLLTIVGASLLGFGLPGAVIALAIGVAGAQSYLAVVAYSILLAMVFTGLSVLISLIAQRRQIALGLALGTWVFFELVYGMLMLGTTLYLSPAVLKTVLPLGLMGNPVDIVRVLSLLQVGGDHLYGPAGATLMKLTGSSVATTGIGLLGLLVWVVVPLVLSMRILSRQNL
- a CDS encoding ABC transporter ATP-binding protein; the protein is MIHFERFEKRYGKFLAVQPLDLHVRRGETLALLGPNGSGKTTILRSIVGLHRPSAGRILIDGLDVVRDPDGVKQRLSYAPQRVTLPDMLTAREIASMFGRLRDVPETRIDEVLELFGLSDEADRRTREFSGGMLQRLGLAIALLKDVPLLVLDEPTVNLDLIGVDRLHRMIDEARSRGTTVVFSSHLVQSAMQLADRVAVLVDGRCVQLEEAPVFRAAVAQQTLVRVVLDHASDAMVEASRIAGADSAQRNGTQLSFTASPERRLEIIRAIEAAGAVVAEIHTEVPDWEALIRRHFATDEETST
- the nosD gene encoding nitrous oxide reductase family maturation protein NosD; protein product: MDFTELVRRTLRGTLVLCAALSFAVASAAIHHVAQGESITETLQRAEPGDIVRLIGHEYHENVVIDVPVTLVGVRMPVIRGDYQGNVVHIRAPGTEIRGVHVSEAGSRLTKDMACILIEADDVTVRDSRVSESLHGIYVKGGNNVLIAGNRIEGRTDLIEADRGNGIHLWNSTGNRIVDNEIFNARDGIYFSFASKTEINRNHVHDVRYGLHYMYSNENTFSDNLFEHNVAGAALMYSEDILFARNVFARCRGYRAYGILMQSMSRVTAKSNLILDNSRGLFLNNADSNVFERNDIVDNDLAIQLNGGCDGNLFARNNFLDNLSELLLDVSDRETRWADDDAGNHWSRYRGYDLDGDGVGDVPFGVQNVFQVLESKVPEVRFYLLSPASEMLRAAERALPILRLGDVEDPRPLMRAADNSEVPWELAGHFAGTPSPGWAAAYVLGAVGPLGLLVFFSRPRQRRPGTR